In one window of Candidatus Zixiibacteriota bacterium DNA:
- a CDS encoding 3-phosphoshikimate 1-carboxyvinyltransferase (catalyzes the formation of 5-O-(1-carboxyvinyl)-3-phosphoshikimate from phosphoenolpyruvate and 3-phosphoshikimate in tryptophan biosynthesis): MKRPLRGEITLRGDKSLSHRALMFAALAQGKSRVRNLSLGADVAATAAVLGKLGVPITIRNGIATIDGHGLSAFRQPAAELYCANSGTTLRLMLGILAGSQLHCELTGDNSLSRRPVRRVTAPLLLMGADIQTRSDDDRPPVRVAGRKLHGIDYTSPIASAQVKSAVLLAALAAEGSTTYTEPELSRDHTERWLQHAGAAIIRSDMRTALVPPVTLTAFE; the protein is encoded by the coding sequence ATGAAACGACCACTGCGAGGAGAGATCACCCTGCGCGGCGACAAATCCCTGTCGCACCGCGCCCTCATGTTTGCCGCGCTCGCGCAGGGCAAATCGCGCGTTCGCAACCTCTCGCTCGGCGCTGATGTCGCCGCCACAGCCGCGGTCCTCGGTAAATTGGGCGTCCCAATTACGATTCGCAACGGCATCGCGACCATCGACGGTCACGGACTCAGTGCCTTCCGTCAACCCGCCGCTGAATTGTATTGCGCCAACTCCGGCACGACTTTGCGCCTGATGCTCGGCATCCTTGCCGGCTCCCAGTTGCATTGCGAACTGACCGGCGATAACTCCCTCAGTCGCCGCCCGGTGCGCCGCGTCACCGCGCCGCTCCTGCTCATGGGCGCCGATATCCAAACGCGCTCCGATGACGACCGCCCGCCCGTGCGCGTTGCCGGCCGCAAGCTTCACGGCATCGACTATACCTCGCCGATCGCCTCGGCGCAGGTCAAGTCCGCCGTCTTGCTCGCCGCGCTGGCCGCCGAAGGATCGACAACCTACACCGAGCCCGAACTCTCCCGCGACCACACCGAACGCTGGCTCCAGCACGCCGGCGCCGCCATTATTCGAAGCGACATGAGGACTGCATTGGTTCCCCCCGTCACGCTGACGGCCTTCGAGT